A single region of the Neotabrizicola shimadae genome encodes:
- a CDS encoding aromatic ring-hydroxylating oxygenase subunit alpha, whose amino-acid sequence MTRHDTALTPLDELRANVAQPFERARAMPKSVYTSPEFEQAEQRHIFAREWLCAGRADALKEPGDYMTMEIAGEPVIILRDRDGALRGLSNVCRHRMSTLLEGRGSVRSIVCPYHAWTYNLDGSLRGAPAMSLNEGFCKTDVALPQVRVADWLGWIMVTLNPDAPDPALALKDVENLVGYLDMANYQEHFRQEFRWHTNWKVLAENFMESYHLPVCHAETIGGTVDLMKMTCPEGFPTFNYHWIVKNDSLPLTLAHPSNTRLQGDERRITWLLSIYPGLFITLTPGYFWYLSLTPDGPGHVKVLYGGGMSADWCADPEASRHLDQLRLLLDDVNLEDKGCVERVYRGLCAGLSEPGALSHLERPNFEFAQYIASRMP is encoded by the coding sequence ATGACCCGCCACGACACCGCCCTGACCCCGCTGGACGAGCTGCGCGCCAATGTCGCCCAGCCTTTCGAACGTGCCCGCGCCATGCCGAAATCGGTCTACACATCGCCCGAATTCGAACAGGCCGAACAGCGCCACATCTTCGCGCGCGAATGGCTCTGCGCCGGCCGCGCCGATGCGCTGAAAGAGCCGGGCGATTACATGACGATGGAAATCGCGGGCGAACCCGTCATCATCCTGCGCGACCGCGACGGCGCCCTGCGCGGCCTGTCCAACGTCTGCCGCCACCGCATGTCCACCCTGCTCGAAGGCCGCGGCTCGGTGCGCAGCATCGTCTGCCCCTACCACGCCTGGACCTACAACCTCGACGGCAGCCTCCGCGGCGCCCCGGCCATGTCGCTCAACGAAGGCTTCTGCAAGACCGACGTGGCCCTGCCGCAGGTCCGCGTCGCCGACTGGCTGGGCTGGATCATGGTCACGCTGAACCCCGATGCCCCCGACCCGGCCCTCGCCCTGAAGGATGTCGAAAACCTGGTGGGCTACCTCGACATGGCCAACTACCAGGAACACTTCCGGCAAGAGTTCCGCTGGCACACCAACTGGAAGGTGCTGGCCGAGAATTTCATGGAAAGCTACCACCTGCCGGTCTGCCATGCCGAAACCATCGGCGGCACGGTGGACCTCATGAAAATGACCTGCCCCGAAGGCTTTCCCACCTTCAACTACCACTGGATCGTCAAGAACGACAGCCTGCCCCTGACGCTAGCCCATCCCTCGAACACTCGGCTCCAGGGCGACGAACGCCGCATCACCTGGCTCTTGTCGATCTATCCGGGCCTCTTCATCACGCTCACGCCCGGCTATTTCTGGTATCTCAGCCTCACACCCGACGGGCCGGGCCATGTGAAGGTGCTCTACGGCGGCGGCATGAGCGCCGACTGGTGCGCCGACCCCGAGGCCAGCCGCCATCTCGACCAGCTTCGCCTGCTGCTGGATGACGTCAATCTCGAAGACAAGGGCTGCGTCGAACGGGTCTATCGCGGCCTCTGCGCCGGCCTGTCCGAACCCGGCGCGCTCAGCCACCTCGAACGCCCGAACTTCGAATTCGCGCAATACATCGCCAGCCGGATGCCCTGA
- a CDS encoding DUF484 family protein, with protein MIDQDMRDRIIAEPEVLLDDRDVMEALIAANERAMGANVIDLRGIAMERMGARLDRLEDTHRSVIAAAYENLAGTNQIHRAVLTLLDQTSFEGFLTALGAEVAGILRVDCVRLVLESAGGGDDPALSRLGPALRIMEPGFIEGYIAAGRNTPFRAVTLRQTLPEGDGLYGERAAWVRSEALLRLDLGKGRLPGLLVLGAEDPHLFRPTQGSDLLAFFGGVFERMMRRWLG; from the coding sequence ATGATCGACCAGGACATGCGCGACCGCATCATTGCGGAACCTGAAGTATTGCTGGACGACCGCGACGTGATGGAGGCGCTGATTGCCGCCAACGAGCGCGCGATGGGGGCCAATGTCATTGACCTGCGCGGCATCGCCATGGAGCGGATGGGCGCGCGGCTGGACCGGCTGGAGGATACCCACCGGTCCGTCATCGCGGCGGCCTACGAGAACCTGGCGGGCACGAACCAGATTCACCGGGCGGTGCTGACGCTTCTGGACCAGACGAGCTTTGAGGGGTTCCTGACTGCGCTTGGCGCGGAGGTGGCAGGCATCCTGAGGGTGGATTGCGTGCGGCTGGTGCTGGAATCGGCCGGCGGCGGGGACGATCCGGCGCTGAGCCGGCTGGGGCCGGCGCTGCGCATCATGGAGCCCGGCTTCATCGAAGGCTATATCGCGGCCGGGCGCAACACGCCGTTCCGGGCGGTGACGCTGCGCCAGACCCTGCCCGAAGGCGACGGGCTGTATGGCGAGCGGGCGGCATGGGTGCGGTCGGAGGCCTTGCTGCGGCTGGACCTGGGCAAGGGCCGGCTGCCGGGGCTTCTGGTTCTGGGGGCGGAGGATCCGCATCTGTTCCGGCCGACGCAAGGCTCTGACCTTCTGGCCTTTTTCGGCGGGGTCTTTGAACGGATGATGCGGCGTTGGCTGGGCTGA
- a CDS encoding RidA family protein: protein MAHTRHRKFNTRDTYPEQKLDNDLCQAVVARGTTIFLRGQCPQDLDTAKNINSHDPVEQTHKVMQNIRQLIEECGGQMEHLCKVVVYLTDVRHREAVYRTMGEYIRGVHPVSTGVVVTALARPDWLVEIDATAVIPD, encoded by the coding sequence ATGGCCCATACCCGCCACCGCAAGTTCAACACCCGCGACACCTACCCCGAACAGAAGCTCGACAACGACCTCTGCCAGGCCGTGGTGGCGCGCGGCACCACGATCTTCCTGCGCGGCCAGTGCCCGCAGGATCTGGATACCGCGAAGAACATCAACAGCCACGACCCGGTGGAACAGACCCACAAGGTCATGCAGAACATCCGCCAGCTGATCGAGGAATGCGGTGGCCAGATGGAGCATCTGTGCAAGGTGGTGGTCTATCTGACCGATGTGCGCCACCGCGAGGCGGTCTATCGCACCATGGGCGAATACATCCGCGGCGTGCATCCGGTCTCGACGGGCGTGGTCGTCACCGCACTCGCCCGCCCCGACTGGCTTGTGGAGATCGACGCCACCGCCGTCATCCCCGACTGA
- a CDS encoding DUF1028 domain-containing protein: MTFSLLARCPETGRFGMVISSSSPAVAARCAHARAGVGVAASQNITDPALGPALLDALARGRSAPEAMAEVTAIAPHIQYRQLLCVDAAGRTAHWSGERILGTWGVAEGDGAVAGGNLLAHDGVPAAMVAGFAAARGDLGDRLVAALRAGRDAGGEAGPVHSAGLLMVDAASWPVASLRCDWLDQGCPIEAVARAWDVYAPQMAAYVQRAMDPREAPSYGVPGDE, encoded by the coding sequence ATGACCTTCTCGCTTCTCGCCCGTTGCCCTGAGACCGGCCGCTTCGGCATGGTGATCTCGTCCTCCTCGCCCGCCGTGGCCGCGCGTTGCGCCCATGCGCGGGCCGGGGTGGGCGTTGCGGCCAGCCAGAACATCACCGATCCCGCGCTTGGTCCGGCGCTGCTGGATGCGCTGGCGCGCGGACGGTCAGCGCCCGAAGCCATGGCCGAGGTGACGGCCATCGCGCCGCATATCCAGTATCGCCAGCTTCTCTGCGTCGATGCCGCCGGGCGCACCGCCCATTGGTCGGGGGAACGGATCCTCGGCACCTGGGGCGTGGCCGAAGGCGATGGCGCCGTGGCCGGCGGCAATCTTCTGGCCCATGACGGCGTTCCTGCCGCGATGGTCGCGGGCTTTGCCGCCGCGCGGGGCGACCTCGGCGACCGGCTGGTCGCGGCGCTGCGCGCCGGGCGTGATGCCGGGGGCGAGGCCGGGCCGGTCCATTCCGCCGGCCTCCTGATGGTCGATGCGGCAAGCTGGCCCGTGGCCAGCCTGCGCTGTGACTGGCTGGACCAAGGCTGCCCGATCGAAGCCGTCGCCCGCGCCTGGGATGTCTATGCCCCGCAGATGGCGGCCTATGTCCAGCGCGCGATGGACCCACGCGAGGCGCCCTCCTACGGTGTGCCCGGCGACGAATAG
- a CDS encoding PAS domain-containing hybrid sensor histidine kinase/response regulator, whose protein sequence is MATDSRLSRWVPRLVIVGVLIPALLLGMVLLALQVSDRLRALQDSASDNAQWVVLQSEVETLKLMLAVAAAQEAGPEADLAPVRQWFDILYSRMDLIRSSETYGPLLEIPEFSRPYSMVETFLIETAKAIDGPGGNLRDALPPLAENLPRVRDATRRMTLVALAEFAAQSEERRTGIQATLVSLAVLTGLLILAMAALLVGMLRQYRMGQRQAREVEAANLRLETIIKTSADAIVVTNRGGWIVEFNPAAERIFGYAREEVVGRNAMTMFFPPELDELQRLALARRAIETADGQIEPFRIELDVTRKDGARLPVEVALAATGLVSGSVAVAFVRDISDRRQNEDALREARDRALAGERAKADFIAVMSHEMRTPLNGLLGSLALLDDAPLRPDQRDLVSMMRVSGKILLDHVNSVLDLSRVEALPVVPATETFDADLLMEDCLLSQAALATAAGNRMSLSHPAGRIGRVRGDAQRLRQVLLNFLSNAVKFTRDGAITLEAERHPPGPGEAEGLVEFRVIDTGDGIAEADLERVFEDFVTLDTSYGRRAGGTGLGLAISRRLAGAMGGTVGVESEPGEGSLFWLRVPMPRAGGAAEVPAMPAVAAPAALSVLVIEDNRINRVLAVRLLEGAGHRVVEAEDGRAGLALSETRAFDLILTDISMPGIDGVEVARRIRSGDGPSGGARIVALTAHALPQDRQRFRAAGIDDCLIKPVTETMMARAVARAAAALPAKADAPTLAALSRQLGPSRLAELVAALESEGMAALAVLAEGPPAARIAACHRLAGSSAGFGLLRLADRLRRLETALRGGNEPAAAALAEGLPEMWRDGLAALKAAA, encoded by the coding sequence ATGGCGACGGACAGTCGGCTGAGCCGGTGGGTGCCGCGGCTGGTGATCGTGGGGGTGCTGATCCCCGCCCTGTTGCTGGGCATGGTGCTGCTGGCACTGCAGGTGAGCGACAGGCTGCGCGCCTTGCAGGATTCGGCTTCGGACAATGCGCAATGGGTGGTTCTGCAAAGCGAGGTCGAGACGCTGAAGCTGATGCTGGCCGTGGCCGCCGCGCAGGAAGCAGGGCCGGAGGCCGACCTGGCGCCCGTGCGCCAGTGGTTCGACATCCTGTACAGCCGGATGGACCTGATCCGGTCGAGCGAGACCTATGGGCCGCTGCTGGAGATCCCCGAGTTTTCGCGGCCCTACAGCATGGTCGAGACCTTTCTGATCGAGACGGCAAAGGCGATCGACGGTCCAGGCGGCAATCTGCGCGATGCCTTGCCGCCGCTGGCCGAGAACCTGCCCAGGGTGCGCGATGCGACGCGGCGCATGACGCTGGTGGCGCTGGCGGAATTTGCTGCGCAATCCGAGGAGCGGCGCACCGGGATACAGGCCACGCTTGTGAGCCTGGCGGTGTTGACCGGCCTTCTGATCCTGGCGATGGCGGCCCTGCTGGTGGGGATGCTGCGCCAGTACCGTATGGGCCAGCGCCAGGCGCGGGAGGTGGAGGCCGCGAACCTGCGGCTGGAGACGATCATCAAGACCTCGGCCGATGCGATCGTGGTGACCAACCGGGGCGGCTGGATCGTGGAGTTCAACCCGGCGGCAGAGCGGATCTTCGGCTATGCGCGCGAAGAGGTCGTCGGGCGAAATGCCATGACGATGTTCTTTCCGCCGGAACTGGACGAATTGCAGCGGCTGGCGCTGGCGCGGCGGGCCATCGAGACGGCGGACGGCCAGATCGAGCCGTTCCGTATCGAACTGGACGTGACGCGCAAGGATGGCGCGCGCCTGCCGGTCGAGGTGGCGCTGGCGGCAACGGGGCTGGTGTCGGGCTCGGTGGCGGTGGCCTTTGTGCGCGACATTTCGGACCGGCGGCAGAACGAGGACGCGCTGCGCGAGGCACGGGACCGGGCGCTTGCCGGCGAGCGCGCGAAGGCCGATTTCATTGCGGTGATGAGCCACGAGATGCGCACGCCGCTGAACGGGCTGCTCGGCTCTCTGGCGCTTCTGGACGATGCGCCGCTGCGACCGGACCAGCGCGACCTGGTGTCGATGATGCGGGTGTCCGGCAAGATACTGCTGGACCACGTCAATTCGGTGCTGGATCTGTCGCGCGTGGAGGCGCTGCCCGTGGTGCCGGCCACGGAGACCTTCGATGCCGACCTGTTGATGGAGGATTGCCTCTTGAGCCAGGCGGCGCTGGCAACGGCGGCGGGCAACCGCATGTCGCTTTCGCATCCCGCGGGGCGGATCGGCCGGGTGCGGGGCGATGCGCAGCGGTTGCGGCAGGTGCTGCTGAACTTTCTGAGCAATGCGGTGAAGTTCACACGCGACGGGGCGATCACGCTGGAGGCGGAACGGCATCCGCCGGGGCCGGGCGAGGCCGAGGGGCTGGTGGAATTTCGCGTCATCGACACCGGCGACGGCATTGCCGAGGCGGATCTGGAACGGGTGTTCGAGGATTTCGTGACGCTGGACACGAGCTATGGCCGCCGCGCGGGGGGCACGGGGTTGGGGCTTGCGATCTCGCGCCGGCTGGCGGGGGCGATGGGCGGCACCGTGGGTGTTGAAAGCGAGCCGGGGGAGGGGAGCCTGTTCTGGCTGCGCGTGCCGATGCCACGAGCAGGCGGCGCGGCGGAAGTGCCCGCGATGCCGGCGGTGGCGGCGCCTGCGGCGCTGTCGGTCCTGGTGATCGAGGACAACCGGATCAACCGGGTGCTTGCCGTGCGGCTTCTGGAAGGGGCGGGGCACCGCGTCGTGGAGGCGGAGGACGGACGGGCGGGTCTGGCCCTGTCTGAGACGCGGGCGTTCGACCTGATCCTGACCGACATCTCGATGCCGGGCATTGACGGGGTGGAGGTGGCGCGGCGTATCCGGTCGGGCGATGGACCGTCGGGCGGAGCGCGGATCGTGGCGCTGACCGCCCATGCGCTGCCGCAGGATCGGCAGCGGTTCCGCGCCGCGGGCATCGACGATTGCCTGATCAAGCCGGTGACCGAGACGATGATGGCGCGGGCCGTGGCGCGGGCGGCGGCGGCGCTGCCGGCCAAGGCCGATGCGCCGACTCTGGCGGCGCTGTCGCGGCAGCTGGGGCCGTCACGCCTGGCCGAACTGGTGGCGGCGCTGGAATCCGAAGGGATGGCCGCTTTGGCCGTGCTGGCCGAGGGGCCGCCGGCGGCACGCATCGCGGCCTGTCACCGGCTGGCGGGCAGCAGCGCGGGCTTTGGCCTGTTGCGGCTGGCGGACCGGCTGCGGCGGCTGGAGACTGCGCTGCGGGGCGGCAACGAGCCGGCGGCAGCGGCGCTGGCCGAGGGCCTGCCCGAGATGTGGCGCGACGGCCTGGCGGCGCTGAAGGCGGCGGCCTAG
- a CDS encoding LysR substrate-binding domain-containing protein translates to MPLRFTLRQLEYLIAVADTGSVTLAAERVNVSAPSVSAAIAQLEEGFGLQLFVRRHAQGLSLTEAGRQFVAAARPVLGAAAGLTDRAADIAGRVAGPLGVGCLVTFAQVVLPRLRAEFRDRFPEVEFRQAEHDQAALFEELRAGRLDLALTYDLGLPPELTFLPLLSLPPHALLPPGHPLTGRQAVTMADLAPEPMVLLDLPFSTDYFLGLFTAHKLRPRVTERTTDMGVMRSMVARGFGYSIANIRLATDLAPDGGRITCRPIADAASIRLGLLVAGGAEARRTVRAFIDHCRATVTPASLPPFTP, encoded by the coding sequence ATGCCCCTGCGCTTCACGCTTCGCCAGCTGGAATACCTGATCGCCGTCGCCGACACCGGCTCGGTCACGCTTGCCGCCGAGCGGGTGAATGTCTCCGCCCCCTCCGTTTCCGCCGCCATCGCGCAGCTGGAAGAAGGCTTCGGCCTGCAGCTCTTCGTGCGCCGCCATGCCCAGGGCCTGTCGCTGACCGAGGCCGGCCGCCAGTTCGTCGCCGCCGCGCGCCCGGTCCTGGGGGCCGCCGCCGGCCTCACCGACCGCGCGGCCGACATCGCTGGCCGGGTGGCCGGCCCCCTGGGCGTGGGCTGCCTCGTCACCTTCGCCCAGGTCGTGCTGCCGCGCCTGCGCGCCGAATTCCGCGACCGCTTCCCCGAGGTGGAGTTCCGCCAGGCCGAACACGATCAGGCCGCCCTGTTCGAGGAACTGCGCGCCGGCCGGCTCGACCTCGCCCTGACCTACGACCTCGGCCTTCCGCCCGAGCTCACCTTCCTGCCGCTCCTGTCGCTGCCGCCCCACGCGCTCCTGCCCCCCGGCCACCCGCTGACCGGCCGGCAAGCCGTCACCATGGCCGACCTCGCCCCCGAACCCATGGTGCTGCTCGACCTGCCCTTCTCGACCGACTATTTCCTCGGCCTCTTCACCGCCCACAAGCTCCGCCCCCGCGTGACCGAGCGCACCACCGACATGGGCGTGATGCGATCCATGGTCGCGCGCGGCTTCGGCTATTCCATCGCCAACATCCGCCTCGCCACCGACCTTGCCCCGGACGGCGGCCGCATTACATGCCGACCCATCGCCGATGCCGCGTCCATCCGCCTTGGCCTCCTGGTCGCCGGCGGAGCAGAGGCGCGCCGCACCGTGCGCGCCTTCATCGACCACTGCCGCGCCACCGTCACCCCCGCCTCCCTGCCGCCCTTCACCCCATGA
- a CDS encoding primosomal protein N' yields the protein MADRTYATGDLVGVLTTEPLGRILDYRAPDGGCGDGDFVEVPLGPRKVLGVVWGPGRGDFDPAKVRPVSRLLDARPMRAELRAFLTRAADYTLTPLPAMLRLATRAPGLFDPPAMRRILRPGAGDPTRMTEARARVLDALAAFGGAPVTQAELCAEAGVTPGVIKGLVAQGAIREEEAPRDLPYPPLDPAGGRLVGAQIPAADHLVAAVAQAGFSATLLKGVTGSGKTEVYLEAVAEAIRAGRQALVLLPEIALTADFLTRVQARFGARPGEWHSGVTSTERRRLWKMAAEGGVQMVVGARSALFLPFQDLALIVVDEEHDTSYKQEEGVLYNARDMAVLRASITGCPVVLASATPSLETWVNADQGRYHRIDLPARFGEAVLPDLRTIDMRAEKLDANRWISAPLAQAIQDRMAKGEQSLLFLNRRGYAPVTLCRACGNQVGCDHCDARMVEHRFLKRLVCHQCGATKPIPQACPSCGAEGRMAAVGPGVERLAEEVAARFPEARTAILSSDLFGSARALKEQIETIAEGGADIVIGTQIVAKGHNFPLLTLVGVIDADLGLQGSDLRAAERTFQLMRQVSGRAGRAEKPGLALLQTHQPEHPVIRAILGGEEDAFWRAEAAGRRAAGTPPFGRLAGIILSSPDLAQVFDTANDLARRSEPLTRIGAQVFGPAPAPIARVRGRHRVRLLVKAERTTALQSALAEWVGQIRLPANLRLAIDIDPQSFL from the coding sequence ATGGCCGACCGGACCTATGCCACGGGCGATCTGGTCGGCGTGCTGACCACCGAGCCGCTTGGCCGGATCCTGGATTACCGCGCCCCCGATGGCGGCTGCGGCGACGGCGATTTCGTCGAGGTGCCGCTTGGCCCGCGCAAGGTGCTGGGTGTGGTCTGGGGCCCCGGCCGCGGCGATTTCGACCCTGCGAAGGTCCGCCCGGTCTCGCGCCTCCTCGACGCCCGGCCCATGCGCGCCGAACTCCGCGCCTTCCTCACCCGCGCCGCCGACTACACGCTGACGCCGCTCCCCGCCATGCTGCGGCTCGCCACCCGCGCCCCCGGCCTCTTCGACCCGCCCGCCATGCGCCGCATCCTGCGCCCTGGTGCGGGCGACCCCACCCGCATGACAGAGGCCCGCGCCCGCGTGCTGGATGCGCTGGCGGCCTTCGGCGGCGCCCCGGTCACGCAAGCGGAGCTTTGCGCCGAAGCCGGCGTCACCCCCGGCGTCATCAAGGGCCTCGTGGCGCAGGGCGCCATCCGCGAGGAAGAAGCCCCCCGCGACCTGCCCTACCCGCCCCTCGACCCCGCCGGCGGCCGCCTCGTCGGCGCGCAAATCCCCGCCGCCGACCACCTGGTCGCCGCCGTGGCCCAGGCCGGCTTTTCCGCCACGCTCCTGAAGGGCGTCACCGGCTCCGGCAAGACCGAGGTCTATCTGGAAGCCGTGGCCGAAGCGATCCGCGCCGGCCGCCAGGCCCTTGTCCTCTTGCCCGAAATCGCGCTCACCGCCGATTTCCTCACCCGCGTCCAGGCCCGCTTCGGCGCCCGCCCCGGCGAATGGCACTCGGGCGTCACCTCCACCGAACGCCGCCGCCTGTGGAAGATGGCGGCCGAGGGCGGCGTGCAGATGGTCGTCGGCGCCCGCTCCGCCCTGTTCCTGCCCTTCCAGGACCTCGCCCTGATCGTCGTCGACGAAGAACATGACACCTCCTACAAGCAGGAGGAAGGCGTTCTCTACAACGCCCGCGACATGGCCGTCCTGCGCGCCTCCATCACCGGCTGCCCCGTCGTCCTCGCTTCAGCTACCCCCTCGCTGGAGACCTGGGTCAATGCCGACCAGGGCCGCTACCACCGCATCGACCTGCCCGCCCGCTTCGGCGAGGCGGTGCTGCCCGACCTGCGCACCATCGACATGCGCGCAGAAAAACTGGACGCCAACCGCTGGATCTCCGCCCCCCTCGCCCAGGCCATCCAGGACCGCATGGCAAAGGGCGAACAGTCGCTCCTCTTCCTCAACCGCCGCGGCTACGCCCCGGTCACGCTCTGCCGCGCCTGCGGCAACCAGGTCGGCTGCGACCACTGCGATGCCCGCATGGTCGAACACCGCTTTCTCAAACGCCTCGTCTGCCACCAGTGCGGCGCCACGAAACCCATCCCCCAGGCCTGCCCCTCCTGCGGCGCCGAAGGCCGAATGGCCGCCGTCGGCCCCGGCGTCGAACGCCTGGCCGAGGAAGTGGCCGCCCGCTTCCCCGAGGCGCGCACCGCCATCCTCTCCTCCGACCTCTTCGGCTCGGCCCGCGCGCTGAAAGAGCAGATCGAGACGATTGCCGAAGGCGGCGCCGATATCGTTATCGGCACCCAGATCGTCGCCAAGGGCCACAACTTCCCGCTTCTCACCCTCGTCGGCGTCATCGACGCCGATCTCGGCCTGCAAGGCTCCGACCTGCGCGCCGCCGAACGCACCTTCCAGCTCATGCGCCAGGTCTCGGGCCGCGCCGGCCGCGCCGAAAAGCCCGGCCTCGCGCTTCTGCAGACCCACCAGCCAGAACATCCCGTGATCCGCGCCATCCTGGGCGGCGAGGAAGATGCCTTCTGGCGTGCTGAGGCCGCAGGCCGCCGCGCCGCCGGCACCCCGCCCTTCGGCCGGCTCGCCGGCATCATCCTGTCCTCGCCCGACCTCGCCCAGGTCTTCGACACGGCAAACGACCTCGCCCGCCGCTCAGAACCGCTCACCCGCATCGGCGCCCAGGTCTTCGGCCCCGCCCCGGCCCCCATCGCCCGCGTCCGCGGCCGCCACCGCGTGCGGCTCCTGGTCAAGGCCGAACGCACCACCGCCCTGCAATCCGCCCTGGCCGAATGGGTGGGCCAGATCCGCCTGCCCGCCAACCTGCGGCTCGCCATCGACATCGACCCGCAAAGTTTCCTGTGA
- a CDS encoding DUF1194 domain-containing protein, translated as MTDTVHSLPRPIAAIMALAGLCLGGAPSASAACIDLRLILAIDSSGSIDAAEYALQIEGYALALRDPRVLRAIDGAGQVEIGVILWADNDTPLVVLPPRRVDEGDGLETLVQDLATSGRAAQGSTGIGRAIDAAATLADQGACARRRVIDVSGDGRESRRPRPVSFLPLWLARQRVQALGITVNGLSIGGEDRMIRDYYLNEVITGPDAFAMHVDDWTGFAVAIRDKLMREIRLPQMASAD; from the coding sequence ATGACCGACACAGTTCATTCCCTGCCCCGCCCCATTGCCGCGATCATGGCCCTCGCCGGGCTCTGCCTTGGCGGCGCGCCCTCCGCCTCGGCCGCCTGCATCGACCTGCGGCTGATCCTGGCCATCGACAGTTCCGGCAGCATCGACGCCGCCGAATATGCGCTTCAGATCGAAGGCTACGCCCTGGCGCTGCGCGACCCGCGCGTTCTGCGCGCCATCGACGGCGCCGGGCAGGTCGAAATCGGCGTGATCCTCTGGGCCGACAATGACACGCCCCTCGTCGTGTTGCCGCCGCGCCGCGTGGATGAAGGCGACGGACTGGAAACCCTGGTGCAGGACCTTGCCACGTCCGGCCGGGCTGCGCAGGGCAGCACCGGGATCGGTCGCGCCATCGACGCTGCGGCCACCCTCGCCGATCAGGGCGCCTGCGCCCGGCGACGGGTGATCGACGTGTCGGGCGACGGCCGAGAATCCCGCCGCCCCCGCCCCGTCAGCTTCCTGCCCCTGTGGCTGGCGCGGCAACGGGTCCAGGCGCTCGGCATCACCGTGAACGGCCTCAGCATCGGCGGCGAAGACCGAATGATCCGCGACTACTACCTGAACGAGGTGATCACCGGCCCCGATGCCTTCGCCATGCATGTCGATGACTGGACCGGCTTCGCCGTCGCCATCCGCGACAAGCTCATGCGGGAAATCCGGCTGCCGCAGATGGCAAGCGCCGACTGA
- the fsa gene encoding fructose-6-phosphate aldolase, with the protein MKFFVDTAEVEAIAELHALGMVDGVTTNPSLILKSGRDILEVTKEICSIVPGPVSAEVVATKSEDMIAEGRKLAAIAPNIAVKVPLTWDGLKTCKVLSGEGFMVNVTLCFSVNQALIAAKAGATFISPFVGRLDDINMDGMELIGDIRTVYDNYDFKTEILAASIRTVNHVTQCALIGADVITAPPNVIKSLASHPLTDKGLDQFLKDWAKTGQKIV; encoded by the coding sequence ATGAAATTCTTTGTCGATACCGCCGAAGTCGAGGCGATTGCCGAGCTTCACGCCCTGGGCATGGTGGATGGCGTGACCACCAATCCGTCGCTGATCCTGAAATCGGGCCGCGACATCCTGGAAGTCACCAAGGAAATCTGTTCGATCGTTCCCGGCCCCGTGTCGGCGGAAGTGGTCGCCACCAAGTCCGAGGACATGATCGCCGAGGGCCGCAAGCTGGCCGCCATCGCGCCGAACATCGCGGTGAAGGTGCCCTTGACCTGGGACGGGCTGAAGACCTGCAAGGTGCTGTCGGGCGAGGGTTTCATGGTGAACGTGACCCTGTGCTTCAGCGTCAACCAGGCGCTGATCGCCGCCAAGGCGGGGGCCACCTTCATCTCGCCCTTCGTGGGCCGGCTGGACGACATCAACATGGACGGTATGGAGCTGATCGGCGACATCCGCACCGTCTATGACAACTACGATTTCAAGACCGAGATCCTGGCCGCCTCGATCCGCACGGTGAACCATGTCACCCAATGCGCGCTGATCGGCGCGGATGTGATCACCGCGCCGCCGAATGTCATCAAGTCGCTGGCGAGCCACCCGCTGACCGACAAGGGTCTGGACCAGTTCCTGAAGGACTGGGCGAAGACCGGTCAGAAAATCGTCTGA
- a CDS encoding CbiX/SirB N-terminal domain-containing protein: MTALLVAHGQPSDPGPAARALDALAAKVASHLPGREVRAATLAEPGALARAVAGPPGTVLPLFMACGWFSETHLPTRLAQAGGAAWHILPPLGCTPEVQDLTVTLAAEAAAEGATALILAAHGSGRSPMPAAVTRLVASRVSRETAIARAEAAFLEQAPRLSDIAGSFPETTVCLPWFAAEGGHVAEDLPELLAEGGFRGRILPPVGLDPRLPALIARLLARQM, translated from the coding sequence ATGACCGCCCTTCTCGTCGCCCACGGCCAGCCCTCCGACCCCGGACCCGCCGCCCGCGCGCTGGATGCGCTGGCGGCCAAGGTCGCGTCCCACCTGCCCGGCCGCGAGGTCCGCGCCGCCACCCTGGCCGAACCCGGCGCGCTGGCCCGCGCCGTGGCAGGCCCGCCCGGCACCGTCCTGCCGCTCTTCATGGCCTGCGGCTGGTTCTCCGAAACCCACCTGCCCACCCGCCTGGCCCAGGCCGGCGGCGCCGCCTGGCACATCCTGCCCCCCTTGGGCTGCACGCCAGAGGTCCAGGACCTCACCGTCACCCTCGCCGCCGAGGCCGCGGCCGAAGGCGCCACCGCCCTCATACTCGCCGCCCACGGCTCGGGCCGCAGCCCGATGCCCGCCGCCGTCACCCGCCTTGTCGCCAGCCGCGTGTCCCGCGAAACCGCCATCGCCCGCGCCGAGGCCGCTTTCCTCGAACAGGCGCCCCGCCTGTCAGACATAGCGGGCAGCTTCCCTGAAACCACCGTCTGCCTGCCCTGGTTCGCGGCCGAGGGCGGCCATGTCGCCGAAGACCTGCCGGAGCTTCTGGCAGAAGGCGGATTCCGCGGCCGCATCCTTCCGCCCGTCGGGCTCGATCCCCGCCTGCCCGCGCTCATCGCCCGGTTGCTCGCCCGCCAAATGTAA